The genomic DNA taaGTTAGTAACTCAATTTGATTCGGTTAAGAATCTGAATTCTTCCACGTTTTAGCACACATGACTGATCTTTACAGTAAATGGAATTTCTAAACAGTTTGTTTCTCTCTAACCTTCTTGTCATAGCTTAAACCTTACCTACGTATTCATTTACATAGGTTGTGCCAAACATTACGTCAAAAACTGGTAAGCATAAAAGCTAATGTGAACAGATAATTTTGTAGTCTCGGATTATTATTAGTGGTCTACTAATGCAAATATGTAgtgattcatttttttcaattagtGGTCGCAATAATTTTCTTCCTCATGAGTCATGATTCAGAGAttcacatataatataaaatactgcTCCTATGAGCCACCGAAGCTAATGCCCTCTTGATGCCATTCTTTTCGTTTACAAGAATCAAATTCTCCCACTTTATAGAAGACCTTTACTTATACATTCCCTTCAATATTTGACTTAActtctttactttttaatattgaCTTACCATTTCTCAGTTCGACCGATCATGCCGTGTGTGCATGCATTCATGTATAACCAAGATAGAATCGTTCTAGGCCACATGATCTGGTATATATGGATCAGATTCTTCATACTTTCTATGCTGCAAGTACGTCTGTATGCGTCTTTACATACGTATTCATGTATACATGCACGCATGCGTATGGCCCCAACCATTAAACCCTTTGggatccatatatatatacatgtaatttCCATCTGCCAAAAAGCATGTTGTTTGATCAGGGTTATAGTAGGATAAATATGCGGAAAACTTTATATCCTTTACTTCTTTGGGTTAAAAATTTTATGCAAGTTGGAATTAACCGCATCATCCAAAATAGGATGAGTTTAGAGCCAtaggatttttttatttttaaaagatgtgAAAAACTTTATATACTTTACTACTTTTGGTTAAAAACTTTAAGCGAGTTGGTCCTAACCACATCTGCCAAAATAAATGAGGTTAATTAGTTGTATTGTTAAGATCATGCTGTGCCAAAGTACTCaagtcataattttttttgccaCTCAATCATAAGTTCTATGTGGTCAACTCTGCTACTGTATTGtgtataattaatcaaaatccaaaacagTATGGTGTAAGACTAAAAATCTCACAAGAGACAAAAATTTCTATAGTGCCATagtgatttttgaaagaaatgaaaaaaaaatggaagggGAAAAGCTAGAGGAATGCGATAACTCGTTAAGAAGAAATAGACTAACAAACGATCATCAATGTGTATGTGTCCCTACGAGGACCGCACCCACTTAATTCCGCAACTTCAATACCTATTGACCCTCTTTTCTTATAAATGACCCACTTATAATTATTAGTATCTTATATGGTTCGTATATTGTAGTTGCAAGGTTGTGAAAATGTTGTTATAGTATACTTATTATATACGAAGAAACAAATAATGTCACTGAAATCATAATGCATGCTTGGTTAAATCACTCCTCCGTTTTGAGAGACAATATGATTATACTTCAAAAAAGATTGACACTCTCGAGCCTCGACAATTATATTTCACAACTCGTACTATGCTAttgtaataatgttttttttttccctcaaatAAACCTGCTTTGATTTCCGCAAATTCATATATATCACCGGCTGCTCTTCAACCTAACAACaataatatacattatatactactactagtttGCTAAATATTCTTTTTCCAGCTGGGTGATTATATATAGGGAGAAAAACGTGCCCATTCATGCAGAGGATCTATATTGACCTAAATTAACAGgttaattactaaattaattcataaaatacGAGGGTCAGAGTTATTTTTTGCCTAAAATactcttttttgctttgttagaaaaaaaaataaagtcaaatttactctcccaaaatttttttaagaaaatcaaaatattttcaaaagtcaaGTTAATTAATAAAGTAACTCATAAAATATGAGGCTTAGATGAGTTATTTTTTGCCTAAAATactcttttttggtttgttagaaaaaaaaataaagtcaaatttactctcccaaattttttttaagaaaatcaaaatattttcaaaagtctattggactagttgtgacagatttatttgtgtatgacatatttatttttgcacAACCGATTTACTTttgtatgacagattttttaattatagttatgacagatttataattgatgacagatttattttttacgacagacttatttataaagacacCACAGACTTTCACAATATATGacatatttgatataatatctggcagatttatttttcacagttacttcaaatttattttattgattaaaaatctgtcgtaacatgacatatttttttacaGAGAAATAATTACTAAGTTGACCTCTAGtgataacaaatttttttaaagttacaacaaattttttaatttaaccaaaaatatgtCGTTTGATAACAAattcatattgtttttaaaaaaaattgctaaaatgaccTATGTGAACACCATATGTTATGGCAGATTTGTTTACGTTAtgacaatatttttgtttgcttccaGAAATCTGGTGTttaataacagatttattaaatgtaaaatgtaaatatagtaacaacagatttgttttaagttatattttttttcagtcatattgttattaattatattttttataaatcatattatgaatcatatttttaaactcatatatttaaagcatattttatacatttaattttcctaaatcatattaaaaagtttagcatcatattttaaaatcatatttttatatattatattattttttcataaatcttttttaatattttttatatacattattttttagttataatttcatatattatattttttataaaacttttataaactatataatcataaacctcatatttttaaatcatatatttttaataatgatattttaatacattatattttaaattatattttatttttgaaattatattaaaaataaacatcatattttttaattattttatatttttcactaatcttatttttaaatcaaaatgttaaatactagtataattttttatttttcgtttttcacaaaaaaaaagattaaaaaaaagtttctaggttttttgtctttttacgtaaaaattgtgtcattctagttattgAATAAAATGAAGTGTTGATATTGCAATTAATTGctaaatttgtgtcaaactggTATATTTTCACTTATATATAAGCATATTTTGGATCTCTAATTAAAGAGATTGCGTACCGTAAACTCAAGACttacataattaaaagaaaactcaccatatttgtttgttagaaaTTGCAAGAGATTCCATATTAAAACATTTCACTGTTCTACAAGCAACATTGTgtaatacataaatattattagCTAGTAATTTCTTGGATGTAACATGGAACATAAATTTAACTTGTACAGTACTCTACATTAACtgtgaaagaacaaaaaaaaaagggcttGGAAAGAGAGAGTTAGCTGTAGCACCAGAAAGCAAAGAGCTTTGAAGAAACTCAAATTCAAAGGTACTCAATTTCATCTGACTAGCTCTGACCCCCTTTGTTTAAACCAAAGAATGATCACCACCAAATCCAAATCTCCCGATAAATTACCCTTCTCTTatgttcctctctctctctctctcttcttctatcaTTTACTACTTCTTAAACTTTTCTAGAAATCTGCAAAACCCTTAATTTGAATTCATCATCACTTAACCCTGTATTTATATCACCCACATGCCCAAAACTTTCGTAACACACAACCCTAATAAATTTTTGATGGGTTGATTCattctttattgtttttcttgatCTTCTGAGTTTTCCTTAGAGAAAGTGATTATGATTTTAATGTGTTTGTTGGGAGATGTGTCAGTAACATCAAGAAGACGAACAACAATTCAAAACCGTATTAAATGTTGTCTTTTTGATcactcaagaagaaaacaacaagacaGCAGATGTTTCCATCATTCTTCTTCACACCAAGCTTCGTTCAAGTCTGATACGATGTTCTTCTCCTCTAACGTTCTCAGATTGATTCTTTTACTCTGtctcgtctcttcttctttctacttATCCACCGCTTCTTCCTCCAATTCCACTGCCGCCGAACAAACTCTCCGGCCTCAAGAAGAGCTTCAGAAGCTGAAATTGATTAGAGAAGAGCTCCAAAAGATCAATAAGCCCGCCGTTAAAACCATTCAGGCAATTTCTCTTAGTCtgttttttgctctgtttttactctgtttttgttgaaaAACCGACATGCAAGTTTTGTTACTCTTTTCTTAACTCTATTTCTTCTCTCTATGTCTTATGTTTGCAGAGCTCAGATGGTGATACAATTGATTGTGTTTCGACTCATCAGCAACCAGCTTTTGATCATCCTCTCTTACAAGGACAGAAACCAATGGTAAATTTTACTTTCCATCTTccttctccattttcttttcttcttccgcAAGTTTTCTTATCACAGACttcaaaatttccttttttgtgTTAGGATCCGCCTGAGATCCCAAAAGGGTATAGCAAAGAAGATGAATCGTATGAAGATTCATCACAGCTGTGGAGTTTAACCGGGGAGTCTTGTCCGGAAGGTACGATTCCGATAAGAAGAACAACGGAACAAGACATGTTAAGAGCAAGTTCTGTTCGGAGATTCGGTCGGAAAATTAGGCGTGTGAGGAGAGATTCCACTAGCAACGGACACGAAGTAAGTACAccattttaatactaattaatcccaaaaaaaagtcaagaggtttcttacttttttgtaaagaaaaagatttagaATGATACCAAAAATCAGCTTTTTCGTAATTCTCTGCAAGACCATAACCAAGATAACACTTACTAGTTGTATGCAAAGAAGTGAAGCGTGACATATCAAAGATTATTCTCTGTTCACAACTTCAcatcgtgaaaaaaaaaagattattctctgttacttttctctttttctgtgtTGATACTCCAAATTTAACGTTTGAGAATTtatttgattgataaaaaaaatgaaatatttttgtagCATGCGGTGGGATATGTATCCGGGAGACAATACTACGGAGCAAAAGCGAGTATAAACGTGTGGTCACCACGTGTGACTAGCCAATACGAATTTAGTCTTTCTCAGATTTGGGTTATTGCTGGTTCGTTCACACACGATCTTAATACCATTGAAGCCGGTTGGCAAATTAGCCCGGAGTTGTACGGCGACACTTACCCAAGATTCTTCACTTATTGGACGGTAAATGTTTCCTCCAACTTTGATATACCCTTACTTACTTTATATTTGTAGgcaaaagtaattaatttttattgaattaaCATTCTGTTAACAATGGCATTACTGATAGTGATTTTCAGTCCGATGCATACCGAACAACGGGTTGCTACAATTTGTTGTGTTCCGGTTTTGTTCAAACCAACCGCCGAATCGCGATTGGAGCTGCCATTTCTCCTAGATCTTCGTATAGAGGCAGACAATTCGATATAAGCTTATTAATTTGGAAGGtaatttttcttcatctctACATATACACATTTATGCATTTTATCAGTTAGAAATATACTAACAATATTTATTGCATACTTAATTATTAAGTATTTCTAGTATATTGTTCTTCGATCTTTCATTCATCCACACTTCTATACCATGTTACCAGTATTAATTAACAGTTAGAAGAGTTCCACATGGTTCACATCAATGTTATGTTGGGTCAACTCAGCTCTTACTTTAGAAGATGTGTCTCCACAATGTCTTGAATAATTTGAATATGTATTTTGAGTCATAGTAATAAAAGCAATAATAATGTATGCTTGTATAATCTTACGTATAGGATCCCAAGCACGGTCACTGGTGGCTACAGTTCGGGTCGGGTGCGTTAGTCGGATATTGGCCAGCGTTTCTATTCACGCATCTACAGCAACATGGGAGCATGGTCCAATTCGGTGGCGAGATTGTGAACAACCGACCCGGTGGTTCACACACTTCAACACAAATGGGCAGTGGCCATTTCGCCGGTGAAGGTTTTGGTAAAGCATCTTATTTCCGGAATCTCCAAATCGTTGACTGGGACAATACTCTTATCCCCGCTTCGAATCTAAAGATGCTCGCAGATCATCCCAATTGTTATGATATTAGAGGTGGGACGAATCGTGTGTGGGGTAACTATTTTTATTATGGAGGTCCAGGTAAAAACCCTAGATGTCCatgaagaatcaagaaaaaaaataggtttATTGATTATTATTCTTACATGTAGTGTGCAAATGAATTTTGGGGCTTGAGGGAGATTAGGAATTTTTACATTGCCGCTAGGTGTTTTGCAAATATCATgtagatgagtttttttttaccataacaaTATCACCACCACGAGCTAGCGAACaaattcttgtttgtttttttttggtttgttaaaaaTGATAAGTATAAAATTTGGTAGTGTTATACTTTTCTTTATTGTTGTTTGAAATGTGTGATTTTGGAATTACCGATTTTGTAATGTTTAAATTGATTGATTAGTGTTACCAAATACCAATGTCAGTGTGACTACATTGAGACTCAAGTGTTGAtatgttatatacttatatgtcgtgtgtatatatatatatatatatatatatatatatatatatatataNATGAAGTTTCACTTTCAATATAGAGTTTAAATGCAGAATTAAAACTGTCAGATTTCGTCATTCGTGGACCAAAATATATAGTTCTATACTTCTATGGAAAATATCATAATTGGTTGTAGCAGAGACCTCATAATCAATTGGGGATGGCTGTAAATTTCTGACGATTAGATTTGAACATTCATCACAACTGTCCATTTATTGAATTAATGTGTGAAGATGAAttaagcaaaaaacaaaatttagaggTGGTGATGTATTTACATGATGGgaccataaaattaaaatgccGATTTAATGGTCTTCATTAATCGCCCCACGTGCTTTCTTTTATTACaacatatttcacaaaataacatttagttctaaaacatttttctattcCTTCCAAAtgtgtttcttaatttttaattttcttatactaCTACTTTGATTGTAACAGACTAACCAGTTGGTGCAATTCTCAGTTCCAGTTGTTTTAACCACTTTCGTAAGGcaacatctttttctttaatttgtatatataaagtaGTATTTGCACTCAGATGCTATTTAAAGCAAtctcatgtatatataaatttatggtttggattatatattataaattaaatttaaatattaacttgAAAATAGTATGAATAAGCAGTAGTAACAAAACTAACTGAAACCCAAAACTAAGTGTTAATCACAGATAAACTACCCAACATAGTATAATTTATAATCAAGAACATGGGCCTAGGCCCAATAATTGTAGGAGAAAACACGAGAGACTAGTCAAATATACGGCCCTGGCCCTTTTTTGGGAGAAACACTGATTTTATGCAAGTGGTAAATTAGTTTAACGTAAATCCCATATTTTTACAAAATGCACACAGAGTGTAAACTAAACCAATGGTGGAAACAGCTCTTACTTAAAACATATGATAGTCCGCGCagataaagtttttaattagGTTTAGTTTTCCTTGTTACGCCTGTCTTGTTCATCTTTGATAATGACATATAGGTGGTTGTTTAAGGCACGAACTAACATAGACTGTAAAAACATTTAATCGATGGGTCGGAAGAACCAATCCGAATGAAATAGAGTGCGAATACATATGATTTgggtttcttttgttaattaatattGATAAAACAAAACGACGACAAGCAACAAGAACAACGGCGAGCGAAGTGGGAGCGTGAAGCATGCAAACCGACTCATCATGTTCTTTGTCCTTTTACTCTGACCGTTTCAACTACGTAGGCTCGCCATTTGGCAAACACTCTCGATTAATATATTTATgacaaaattagaatattttttaagaaatgaTTAAAGGATGACTTGATTAGAAGAAAGACGAAACTGCGAAATTATCATAGAATCGACAATTTTAAAGTCAACCTAATTAAATACCACTAGTAGCCAACTTTTTTCCCCTTCCTTCAATTATAGGTAAGACAAAATTATCGTATCGAACCTTTCCACGTGATATCACGACCCTTCGAAAAACATACCTTAAACAGTTAAACTCgcaagacttttaaaaaaaagacgAAATTTTAGTGTAATATGCACactttttaaatatgtttaattcGTGTAATAATGGTGTTATCATTAAGATAGTAATCTCGTCAATAAAGCATGGACAAAGTCTTATGCAATTCATAAAACGTTTCATCATGACTATGTATCAACAGTTAATTCCCATAATGAAAtgaagtttagaaaaaaaaaaaaaattgatataacctctcttttttgtcaaccattgatTGACAAAAGCCTTttagatagttttttttctatagaGTAATAAAGATATAGGGCGCATCACTTTTAGACGCAATTTCTACAAATGTATTAGCTAGAATATAGTTTCTTATAAGATGATCAAAAGTATTAAATTCTA from Camelina sativa cultivar DH55 chromosome 7, Cs, whole genome shotgun sequence includes the following:
- the LOC104701696 gene encoding uncharacterized protein LOC104701696 isoform X1; this encodes MILMCLLGDVSVTSRRRTTIQNRIKCCLFDHSRRKQQDSRCFHHSSSHQASFKSDTMFFSSNVLRLILLLCLVSSSFYLSTASSSNSTAAEQTLRPQEELQKLKLIREELQKINKPAVKTIQSSDGDTIDCVSTHQQPAFDHPLLQGQKPMDPPEIPKGYSKEDESYEDSSQLWSLTGESCPEGTIPIRRTTEQDMLRASSVRRFGRKIRRVRRDSTSNGHEHAVGYVSGRQYYGAKASINVWSPRVTSQYEFSLSQIWVIAGSFTHDLNTIEAGWQISPELYGDTYPRFFTYWTSDAYRTTGCYNLLCSGFVQTNRRIAIGAAISPRSSYRGRQFDISLLIWKDPKHGHWWLQFGSGALVGYWPAFLFTHLQQHGSMVQFGGEIVNNRPGGSHTSTQMGSGHFAGEGFGKASYFRNLQIVDWDNTLIPASNLKMLADHPNCYDIRGGTNRVWGNYFYYGGPGKNPRCP
- the LOC104701696 gene encoding uncharacterized protein LOC104701696 isoform X2 → MILMCLLGDVSVTSRRRTTIQNRIKCCLFDHSRRKQQDSRCFHHSSSHQASFKSDTMFFSSNVLRLILLLCLVSSSFYLSTASSSNSTAAEQTLRPQEELQKLKLIREELQKINKPAVKTIQSSDGDTIDCVSTHQQPAFDHPLLQGQKPMDPPEIPKGYSKEDESYEDSSQLWSLTGESCPEGTIPIRRTTEQDMLRASSVRRFGRKIRRVRRDSTSNGHEHAVGYVSGRQYYGAKASINVWSPRVTSQYEFSLSQIWVIAGSFTHDLNTIEAGWQISPELYGDTYPRFFTYWT